Proteins from one Gloeocapsa sp. DLM2.Bin57 genomic window:
- a CDS encoding ATPase F1F0 subunit gamma, producing MPSLETWKRKIETVEDLQLVVKTMKALAAVNIHQYEKAVNSLIEYERTLTMGIQILLKNHPQALLSMKAIVNQRLAVVVFGSDQGMCGQFNEKITQFTLDNLESVEYPWVLTIGGRISDRLEAKGYQSQLCLRVPSSLTGITTIVQEIVITLEDWLREKQINQIWVFYNQFQSGVVYHPEKVQIFPLNLVWLRELQRQKWVSSTLPMITLPPKFLASALFRQYFFVCLYRACAESLASENASRLASMQAAEKNITERLTELQAQFQHQRQTNITEELLDIIAGFEALSYTSI from the coding sequence ATGCCATCTTTAGAAACCTGGAAACGAAAAATAGAGACTGTAGAAGATTTACAGTTAGTGGTTAAAACCATGAAAGCTTTAGCTGCGGTTAATATTCATCAATACGAGAAAGCTGTAAACTCCTTAATTGAATATGAACGCACTTTGACGATGGGGATACAGATTTTACTCAAAAATCATCCCCAAGCGTTATTAAGTATGAAAGCAATCGTTAATCAAAGATTAGCTGTGGTTGTCTTTGGATCAGATCAGGGTATGTGTGGTCAATTTAACGAAAAAATAACTCAATTTACTTTAGATAATCTTGAATCAGTAGAGTATCCCTGGGTTTTAACTATAGGGGGAAGAATTAGCGATCGCCTCGAAGCTAAAGGTTATCAGAGTCAACTATGTTTAAGAGTACCTAGTTCTTTAACTGGAATTACCACAATTGTACAAGAGATTGTCATAACTCTAGAAGATTGGCTTAGAGAAAAACAGATCAATCAGATTTGGGTATTTTATAATCAATTTCAGTCGGGGGTAGTTTATCACCCTGAAAAGGTGCAGATTTTTCCGTTAAATTTAGTCTGGTTACGTGAGTTACAACGTCAAAAATGGGTTTCTTCTACCTTACCCATGATCACTCTTCCCCCCAAATTTTTAGCTTCTGCTTTATTTCGTCAATATTTCTTTGTTTGTCTTTATCGCGCTTGCGCAGAATCCCTCGCTAGTGAAAACGCTAGTCGTCTCGCTTCGATGCAAGCTGCTGAAAAGAATATTACTGAGAGATTAACCGAGTTACAAGCACAATTTCAACATCAACGTCAAACTAATATTACTGAAGAGTTATTAGATATTATCGCTGGTTTTGAAGCACTAAGTTATACTAGTATTTGA
- a CDS encoding N-acetyl-gamma-glutamyl-phosphate reductase, whose amino-acid sequence MSKPKIPVGIIGASGYGGIQLVRILLDHPEVEIVYLGGDSSAGKQYAEIYPHLTHSFNLTVESIDLDLIASRCEVVFLGLPNGLACQMAGQLLAKGCQVLDLSADYRFFNLDTYVSWYKEERHDQAIASTAVYGLPELYRDKIKGGQLIGCPGCYPTASLLALAPLFKQGLILPETAIIDAKSGASGGGRQAKTNLLLAEAEGSLGAYGVAKHRHTPEIEQICTDLSGFEVKIQFTPHLIPMVRGILATVYGTLRDPGLVRDDLLTIYSAFYRYSPFVKILPNGIYPQTKWAWGTNLCYIGLEVDTRTDRVIVMSAIDNLIKGQAGQAVQCLNLMMGWEETLGLPKLSFYP is encoded by the coding sequence ATGAGCAAACCAAAAATACCAGTAGGAATTATCGGCGCTTCCGGATACGGTGGAATACAACTTGTCAGAATACTCCTCGACCATCCCGAAGTAGAAATCGTGTATCTAGGGGGAGATAGTAGCGCGGGTAAACAATACGCTGAAATCTATCCCCATTTAACCCATTCTTTTAATCTAACCGTAGAAAGTATCGATCTAGACCTAATCGCTTCTCGTTGTGAGGTAGTGTTTCTAGGTTTACCCAATGGTTTAGCTTGTCAAATGGCTGGGCAATTATTAGCCAAAGGTTGTCAAGTGTTAGACTTATCGGCAGATTATCGCTTTTTTAACCTAGATACCTATGTTAGCTGGTATAAAGAAGAACGTCATGACCAGGCGATCGCCTCAACCGCCGTTTATGGTTTACCAGAACTATATCGAGATAAAATTAAAGGAGGTCAACTAATTGGTTGTCCGGGTTGTTATCCTACCGCTAGTTTACTAGCGTTAGCACCCTTATTTAAACAAGGTCTAATCTTACCCGAAACAGCGATTATCGACGCCAAATCGGGAGCATCGGGAGGGGGACGCCAAGCCAAAACTAACTTACTTCTAGCCGAAGCAGAAGGGAGTTTAGGAGCTTATGGTGTAGCTAAACATAGACATACACCAGAGATAGAACAAATCTGTACAGATTTAAGTGGATTTGAGGTGAAAATTCAGTTTACCCCCCATTTAATCCCCATGGTACGCGGTATCTTAGCTACGGTCTATGGAACATTACGCGATCCTGGTTTAGTTAGAGATGATTTACTGACCATTTATAGCGCTTTTTACCGTTACTCTCCCTTTGTGAAAATTTTACCCAATGGTATCTATCCTCAAACTAAATGGGCTTGGGGAACAAATCTCTGTTATATCGGTTTAGAAGTTGACACCCGTACCGATCGCGTTATCGTCATGTCAGCGATTGATAACCTAATTAAAGGTCAAGCGGGTCAAGCTGTACAATGTCTCAACCTGATGATGGGTTGGGAAGAAACCCTAGGGTTACCTAAATTGAGTTTTTATCCTTAA
- the ilvC gene encoding ketol-acid reductoisomerase: MYYNEDANLDLLTDKTVAIIGYGSQGHAHALNLKDSGINVIVGLYPGSKSTPKAEAAGLRVYNVADASAKADLIMILLPDEVQKSVYTQEILPNLSEGKILAFAHGFNIHFGQVVPPEFVDVIMVAPKGPGHLVRRTYEQGEGVPCLFAVYQDASGQARDRAMAYAKGIGGTRAGILETTFGEETETDLFGEQAVLCGGLTALIKSGFETLVEAGYQPELAYFECLHEVKLIVDLIVEGGLAKMRDSISNTAEYGDYTRGPRLVNDATRAEMRQILKEIQAGQFAREFVLENQAGKPGFTAMRRQEAEHPIEVVGKDLRAMFSWLKK; this comes from the coding sequence ATGTATTATAATGAAGATGCCAATCTAGATTTATTGACTGATAAAACTGTAGCTATTATTGGTTATGGTTCTCAAGGTCACGCTCACGCTCTTAACCTTAAAGATAGTGGGATTAATGTTATAGTTGGGTTATACCCTGGCAGTAAATCTACCCCTAAAGCTGAAGCTGCGGGTTTAAGGGTTTATAACGTTGCTGACGCTTCGGCTAAAGCTGATTTAATCATGATTTTACTACCTGATGAGGTGCAAAAAAGCGTCTATACCCAGGAAATTCTCCCTAATCTCAGTGAGGGTAAGATCCTAGCATTTGCTCATGGTTTTAATATACATTTTGGTCAGGTTGTTCCTCCTGAATTTGTCGATGTGATTATGGTAGCACCAAAAGGACCAGGACATCTAGTTAGACGTACCTACGAACAAGGAGAAGGTGTCCCCTGTTTATTCGCAGTGTATCAAGACGCTTCAGGTCAAGCACGCGATCGCGCTATGGCTTATGCTAAAGGTATTGGTGGTACACGCGCAGGTATCCTAGAAACTACTTTCGGTGAAGAAACCGAAACCGATTTATTCGGGGAACAAGCGGTGTTATGTGGTGGTTTAACCGCGTTAATCAAATCAGGATTTGAAACCCTCGTAGAAGCGGGTTATCAACCTGAATTAGCTTATTTTGAATGTCTCCACGAAGTTAAGTTAATCGTTGACTTAATCGTAGAAGGCGGATTAGCGAAAATGCGTGATAGTATTTCTAATACAGCAGAATACGGTGACTATACCCGTGGTCCACGCTTGGTTAATGACGCCACCCGCGCTGAAATGCGTCAGATTCTTAAAGAAATCCAAGCTGGTCAATTTGCGCGGGAATTCGTCCTGGAAAATCAAGCGGGTAAACCAGGATTTACAGCTATGAGACGTCAAGAAGCAGAACACCCAATCGAAGTAGTGGGTAAAGATTTACGCGCTATGTTTAGCTGGTTGAAGAAATAG